In Halobacteroides halobius DSM 5150, the genomic window TATCTGAAGGATTAATTTCAGTATCCAATAGCTCCTTTTCCACTATTTGAACAATTAATTTTGTCCCTTGAAAGTAAACATTAGCCCAACTAACCCTAGGTTTATTCTCTATAATAAAATCTGTTAAGTCATGAAGTGGAATACTAGACTTTAAAACCCCAGGATAAATCTCAACTTGATTCAAAAGTGATATGATTTCTTCTTCTTTTAACTCCTTTGTCCCTTTAATTTCAATAAATAGTACAAAATGAGACATAATATAAATTGATACTATAACAAATACAATACCGATAGCCAAAACCTTACGTCCCATCAATTTGTCTATCCAAAATGGGAATCCTTTTCTTTGGTAAATTGTTACTTTGCAATCTGTCTTCCTGACACTACTTCTAATCCGATTAAAATCCTTGAAGTTAATATTAGCATAGAATGTATCTTCTATCCGCACAATATTCCATAGCTCTACTCCCTGAAGCATTAATAAATTAACTAACTTATTAAATTGATTACCAGTAATCTTTAATTGTAAATAACCTCTTAGTAAATCATATAATTTTTGGAACATAGTATCCTCCTTACAGCAAATCAAAACTTAAATCAGTTATCTTTCCAGTAACCATAACCTTCTCTTTACTTAGCTTTTCAATAATTAATTCTTTTCCTGTAATCAAAAGCTCTCCTTTACTAGCTTTGATTTTAACTAACTCAGGGGTATACTTAATAATCCCTCGATGATTTTCTACCTTTATATTTAGATTTCCGATTATAGAAATTACAGGTAGATTTAATAATACATCCTGAGGGAGATCAAATAATTTAGCTAACTTAGCTTTTATCTTATCCTGATCCCTCATCTAAATTCCTCCTTAAACTACACAAAGATGAAGCTCTTGTCTTTAAATATTATGTAAATAAAAAAATATTAATTACAACAAAAAATAAAAAACGACCTGACTTAGCTGTCAGGTCTAAAAATTTCTATTGTAATCTTTCTCTAACTAATTTATTAACTTGATTCCCATCAGCTCTACCTTTAACCTGGGGCATAATAGCGCCCATAACTTGGCCCATATCACTCATATCTTCTGCTCCTAAATCAGAAATTGTTTCTTTAACTAGCTTAGCAAGTTCTTCTTTAGATAGCTGCGCAGGCAAATAATTCTTTAAAATTTTAATTTCTTGCTTAGCCTTTGCTACTCGTTCTTCATCCCCAGCTTTTTTAAATTCACTTAAAGATTCTTTTGTCTGCTTAACTAATCTAGATAATACTTCAATAATCTCATCATCAGATAAATCCTTACGTTCATTGATTTCAGCATCCTTAATTTCAGCTCTGGCCATTCTGATGACTGATAACTTAGCTTTTTCTTTACTTTTCATTGCCTTTTTCATATCTTCTAATAATTTATCTTGAATTGACATACTTAACTCCTCCTTTAATTAACCTGGTGGCCATTGTAGATTACGTCCTCCAAGTAAATGATAATGAATATGAAATACAGTTTGCCCACCAGCCTCTTTACAATTGCTTACAACTCTAAAACCATCTTTGGCTATCTCCATCTGTTGGGCCAATTTATTTGCTACCTGATAAATATGTCCTACTAAATTATTATCTTCTTCTTTTAAGTCAAGCAAAGTAGAAATATGTTTCTTAGGTACAATTAATAAATGTACTGGAGCTTGAGGCTTAATATCTTGAAAAGCAATTACCTGCTCATCTTCATAAAGAATATCACTTTCAACATCACCTGAGACTATCTTACAAAATAAGCAATCTTCCATTATTTCACCCCCTAGCATATATTAATCTTCTAATCCGCCTATTATTTTTCCTTCTTTTTCCTTTAATTTTACTTCAACTAATTCCCCTGCTACTTCATCAGTTGCATCAACAAAGACTCTTAAATAATTATCTGTAAAACCTGTTAAAAATCCAGTTTTATAATCACGTTCTTCTAATAAAACTTGCATCTTTTCGCCTAAAAAATGCTGCTGATAATCACTAGCAAGTTTATCAGCTAGTTCTCTTAATTGCTTACTACGCTCTTTTTTTACTTTAGAATGAACTTGATTAGAAAAATTAGCGGCTGGAGTTCCCTCTCTTTTAGAATACTTAAAGACATGAATATCACTAAAGTTAAGTTGTTGGGCTAAATTTAAAGTTTTAGCAAAGTCTTCTTCTGTTTCCCCTGGAAACCCTACAATTATATCGGTAGTAATTGCAATTTCAGGAATTTTAGATTTTATTTTAGTTACCATTTCTTTAAATTCTTCGCTATTATAAGGCCGATTCATAGACTCTAATATTTTATCTGAACCACTTTGTAAGGGTAAATGTAAGTGACGACATAATTTATCTGATTTAGCAATTAAATCAATTAATTCATCACTAACCTCTGTTCCTTCTATTGAACTTAATCTAATCCGTTCAATTCCTTCTACAAGAATTAATTCCTGTAGTAACTGTTCTAAATTAAGATCACTCTTATCTTTACCATATTCCCCTAAATGAATTCCGGTTAATACAATTTCTTGAAATCCATGCTTTGTTAGTCGCTTTGCTTCTGCTACTACATCATCTAAACTACGACTTCGTAAAGCACCTCGAGCATAAGGGATAATACAATATGAACAAAATTGTTCACAGCCTTCTTGAATTTTAATAGCTGCTCTAGTTCGTCCCTTAAATTCTTCTAATTTAACTTCTTCAAAAGTATCTTCTTCCTCTACTGCCTGTACAAAACTAAGTGGCTTATCTGCCTTAGCAGCTTGCTCTACAAACTCTACAATCTTACTTCTCCCTACTGTTCCTACAACTAAATCCACTTTAGCACTCTCTAATACCTCTTCTGGTTCTACTTGAGGATAACAACCTACTACTGCTAATAAAGCAGCAGGATTTCTTCTTTTAACCCGTCTAGTTATCTTACGTGATTTTCTAGCTCCTTGATGAGTAACTGTACAGGTATTAATAATATAAATATCTGCTTTATCTTCAAAGTCAACTACCTTGTATCCTGCTTCTTCAAATTGAGCCATCATTGCTTCAGTATCATAACGATTAACCTTACATCCTAGTGTATAAAAAGCAACCCGCTTCATAATTAACCTAGTTATAGAAAACTATTTAATCCTGCTCAAAACAATCTATAACCAGTCACACCTCCTTTTAAAATAAATTATATAATCATTAGACCTTTTGGCCTATTTATAAGCGTTAAATTAGTCAGTCCATAACCTCTAAAAGTTTTTTCACCATTTAATGTTGTAAAATTACAGACTTTAGATTTATATTTGTTGTTTTTAATTCTTAATGAGGTAATATATCCATCATAAGTTTCGCCATTTCGCTTAGTATAACGAACTATATCCCTATGCTTAAAGCCTTTTAATTCTTTAATTTTGGCCTTAGACTTCTTTCTAAGAGGTTTAATAAAGTATTCTTTAACATCCAGATTATCAACAGGTAATAAATTTGTAATACAAATACTATCGTTACTATGACTTTTTTTAATATCATAATCAATTCTTTTATTAGCAGTATCGCCTCCGGTTGTAATCTCTAAATTAACTATTTTACTTAATTTTTCCCTTAACCAGGTTTTACCTTGCATCACGTGCATAGCAGGTTTTATATTTAGTTCTTTACCATCAATAATATTAAGAAATTCATCTTTATATTTATACTCACTACCATCTACTTTATCTTTATGACAGTCTTTACAAAGAGTTATCAGATTATATATGCTATCTGCTCCACTATCTCTTTGGGGTATTATATGATGTGCTTCCAACATAGTATCAGTAGCACCACAGATTTGGAAGGCACAATCATCTCTGTATAAAGTAGCTTTACGAAGGTTTTCATCTAATCTATTAGATTCTTGATATTCCCAACTATAAAGTTCTTTTCCTTCTACTGCCTTACGAATATCTATTGCCACATCTTCTAAAACTATTTTATCTATCCTAATAAATTTATTAAGATAATTAACTACCCTTAAAATTGCTTGTTTCTTTTGCTTAATAGATGGTGCTATTCTACCTTTTCTTTTACTGGATGAACGATTATCAAATCTTTTAGCTCTATATCTTTTGTGTTGTCTACGGTAACGTCTATATTCTCTACGTTGAGTCATAAGTTTAGAAACTTCTTGTCTTTGTTTCATTGTTGCTTTAAATAATACTTTGTTTTTACTTTGACATTTTTGAATTAAAGCAAAACCTACTTTATCATACCCATCATCAATACCTAAAACTATCTTGTCGTTATTAACTTCTTCTTTAGGTATTTTCTTTTTAAGTTGAATGATAAGTGGATACTCTTCTACTAACTTAACTCTCCCTTTACGAATAAGATACCAAGCTTTCTTGACTTTAGTCGGATCCAATATTTTACCTTCATTATCTATCACAAGTGCATATTGTAATTGTGCCATCTCTGGCTACCTCCCTTACAGGGCACTTCCCTTCTTTGTCGCAGAATCATATAGATTCTTGCTCTTAAAGTTAGGTGGAGGCATAACCACTTCTGCTATCTCCCTGATTTAGTCAATAGCCAGGGTAGAAACACCCTGCTATTGGCAATGTCAAATGGGGCTTATGCACTTTCGGTGTTAGCCTTTCATATCCAGAAGAACTAGACTTAGACAAGGTTTCTTCCTTAGTGCCACAGAGCAGCTTACAGAGCAAGGCTCTGCCTGCGATTTGGAACTGATGAATACATTCCAAAGTGTGATAACCTTATCGGTATAAAACCTTTAACCAAATAACGTAGGAAACGCCTTTTGTTACGAAGTGTCCGCAGGACACGAAGGCATTGTGCTAAGAACTTTTCAGTTCTCTACACTCCCTTTGCCTTGAGAGCAACGATCAACTTCACCTAGTTTTAACTAGGAATTTATAAGCTGTTTCATAGCTCCTAAATCTCCTAGTTCATACTGGGCCAAGGCTACAGCAGTTATACCTGCTGTTTCAGTTCTTAAAATTCTAGCCCCTAAGCTAACAGGTTTAAAGCCTATTTTTTTAGCTTGGTTTACTTCTGATTGACTAAATCCTCCTTCAGGGCCAATAAGAATAACTACTTTACTTACATTTTGCTCTTGCATAACTTCTTTTATACCTGTAGTATCCTCATCTTCCCAAGGAATTAAAGCTAGATCATCAGAAGCTACAGCAGGCATCTGAGCAAAATCTTTTATTTTAGCTATAGTTGGGACCTTGGCCCGGCGAGATTGTTTAGCTGCTTCTAAAGCAATCTTTTGCCACCTGTCTTGTCTTTTATTAGCCTTTTTATCAGTTAACTTAACAACTGTTCTCTCAGTAATTATCGGAATGATTTTATCTATTCCTAATTCAGTACACTTTTGAACAATTAAATCCATTTTCTTTTTACGTTTAGGTACTCCTTGGATTAAAGTAATCTCTACTGTAGATTCTACTTTTCTTTCTATTTCTTCTATAATTTGGCCCTCTACTACCTCATTAGTTGTTCTAATTAACTCTACTAAATATTTATTCCCTTCTCCATCAGCTACCGTAATCTTATCTTTAGCACTTAAACGTAAAGAACGAGTAATATGACCTACATCTGAACCAGTAATTAATACTTGGTCTTCTCTAATATCTTTTGGTGTTACAAAAAAATGATTCATCTTATTCACTCCCATATAAAACAATCATCACTTTTGCTCTCCAATAATAGTAACCCATTCTCCTAATTGGATTCGCTCTATAACTTTAAAGTCATACTCTCTTAGTTTATCATTAATTTTTTCTTCTTTATCAACTATTATTCCGGATAAAATAAACTTACCGTTTTCAGTAATAACTTGCTCTAAATCAGGAATCAAGTTTACTATAATATGAGGTAATAGATTAGCTACTACTAAATTATAAGTCTTATCTACTACTTCAACCAAATCACCTGCTACAAAATCTATTTCTGTTTCTACTTGATTTAAAGTAGCATTCTCTTTAGCTACTTTAACTGCTATTGGATCAATATCTAAAGCAAAAATCTCTTCTGCTCCTAGCTTAGCAGCAGCAATAGATAAAATGCCAGTTCCCGTGCCAATATCTAATAATTTAGTATCAGAATCTAAATTATCCTCAATTAATCTAAGACAAACTTCTGTAGTTTCATGATGTCCTGTTCCAAAAGCTTGCCCAGGATCAATCTCAATTATCACATTATCTTTTTGTGATGGATACTCTTCCCAACTAGGCTTGATTATAATTCGGTCACTAACCCTTAAGGGTTTAAAATTTTCCTTCCATTTACTAGCCCAATCTTCCTTTATTACACTCTTAATTTTTAGTTTAGCACTACCAACCCTTAGACCATACTCTTCTAAAGAAGAAATTTTTTCTTTTAATTTTTCTAGATTAATATCCTTTTTTAGATAAGCTTTAATTAATATTTCATCTTCATCACTTTCTAATTCTTCCTTAGTAATTCCTTTCACTTCTAATTCTTGCAATAAATTATTAATTGCAGGATAAGCTTGATAGGTTGTATTAATATTTATTTCTTTCCAATTCATTCTGTCACCTACTTTTCAAAAAAACTTTTTATTTTTTGCCAAAACCCTTTATGTTCTGGATTAATCTCTTCACCACTTATATCAGCAAATTCTTTTAGCATATCCTGTTGCTCTTGGCTTAAATTCTTAGGAATTACTACTTTAACTTTAATTCTTTGGTCCCCTCGACCTCTACGGTTTAAATGGGGAATTCCTTTATCTTTTAGTCTAAAGAAAGTACCAGGCTGAGTTCCTTCTGGAATATTAAATTTAACCTTTCCATCTAAAGTAGGTACTTGGATTTCATCACCTAAAGTAGCCTGTACAAAATTAATTGGCACCTCACAAATCACATCATCCCCTTCTCTTTCAAAGATCTCATGAGACTTGACATTAATTATAACATATAGGTCTCCTGCTGGACCACCATTCTCCCCAGCTTGGCCCTCGCCTCTGATTCTAAGTTTAGAACCATCTTTAACACCAGCTGGAATATTAACTGATACCTTTCTTTGCTTCTTAACTTGGCCCTGGCCATTACATTTAGAGCAAGGTTCTTTCACAAATTTTCCAGTACCACCACACCGATCACAGGTCTTAGTCTGTACCATTTGACCAAATGGAGTATTTTGTTTATACCTAATTTCTCCACTACCATTACATTTAGCACAACTTTCTACATCTTCAGGTGAAGAAGCTCCTGTCCCATCACAAACTTCACATTCCTCAGTTCTAGGAAGTGTAATTTCTTTTTCTGCTCCAAAAGCTGCTTCTTCAAAATCGATATTCATTCTATACTGTAAATCTGCTCCTTTACGAGGACCATTTCTTCGTCGACCACGTCCGCCTTCACCAAAGAACATATCAAATATATCTTCAAATCCACCACCAAAGCCACCAGCTTGACCTTGGCCACCAAAACCAGCATCTTGATTTACTCCAGCGTGACCATATCTATCATATCTAGCCTTCTGTTCCTCATCACTTAAAATTTCATATGCTTCTGTAACTTCCTTAAACTTCTCTTCTGCATTTTCATGATCACTTATATCTGGATGATACTTTTTAGATAATTTACGATAAGCTTTTTTAATTTCTTTTTGACTAGCATCCCGG contains:
- the yqfC gene encoding sporulation protein YqfC: MRDQDKIKAKLAKLFDLPQDVLLNLPVISIIGNLNIKVENHRGIIKYTPELVKIKASKGELLITGKELIIEKLSKEKVMVTGKITDLSFDLL
- a CDS encoding GatB/YqeY domain-containing protein; protein product: MSIQDKLLEDMKKAMKSKEKAKLSVIRMARAEIKDAEINERKDLSDDEIIEVLSRLVKQTKESLSEFKKAGDEERVAKAKQEIKILKNYLPAQLSKEELAKLVKETISDLGAEDMSDMGQVMGAIMPQVKGRADGNQVNKLVRERLQ
- a CDS encoding histidine triad nucleotide-binding protein; translation: MEDCLFCKIVSGDVESDILYEDEQVIAFQDIKPQAPVHLLIVPKKHISTLLDLKEEDNNLVGHIYQVANKLAQQMEIAKDGFRVVSNCKEAGGQTVFHIHYHLLGGRNLQWPPG
- the mtaB gene encoding tRNA (N(6)-L-threonylcarbamoyladenosine(37)-C(2))-methylthiotransferase MtaB; amino-acid sequence: MKRVAFYTLGCKVNRYDTEAMMAQFEEAGYKVVDFEDKADIYIINTCTVTHQGARKSRKITRRVKRRNPAALLAVVGCYPQVEPEEVLESAKVDLVVGTVGRSKIVEFVEQAAKADKPLSFVQAVEEEDTFEEVKLEEFKGRTRAAIKIQEGCEQFCSYCIIPYARGALRSRSLDDVVAEAKRLTKHGFQEIVLTGIHLGEYGKDKSDLNLEQLLQELILVEGIERIRLSSIEGTEVSDELIDLIAKSDKLCRHLHLPLQSGSDKILESMNRPYNSEEFKEMVTKIKSKIPEIAITTDIIVGFPGETEEDFAKTLNLAQQLNFSDIHVFKYSKREGTPAANFSNQVHSKVKKERSKQLRELADKLASDYQQHFLGEKMQVLLEERDYKTGFLTGFTDNYLRVFVDATDEVAGELVEVKLKEKEGKIIGGLED
- the iscB gene encoding RNA-guided endonuclease IscB, translated to MAQLQYALVIDNEGKILDPTKVKKAWYLIRKGRVKLVEEYPLIIQLKKKIPKEEVNNDKIVLGIDDGYDKVGFALIQKCQSKNKVLFKATMKQRQEVSKLMTQRREYRRYRRQHKRYRAKRFDNRSSSKRKGRIAPSIKQKKQAILRVVNYLNKFIRIDKIVLEDVAIDIRKAVEGKELYSWEYQESNRLDENLRKATLYRDDCAFQICGATDTMLEAHHIIPQRDSGADSIYNLITLCKDCHKDKVDGSEYKYKDEFLNIIDGKELNIKPAMHVMQGKTWLREKLSKIVNLEITTGGDTANKRIDYDIKKSHSNDSICITNLLPVDNLDVKEYFIKPLRKKSKAKIKELKGFKHRDIVRYTKRNGETYDGYITSLRIKNNKYKSKVCNFTTLNGEKTFRGYGLTNLTLINRPKGLMII
- a CDS encoding 16S rRNA (uracil(1498)-N(3))-methyltransferase; the protein is MNHFFVTPKDIREDQVLITGSDVGHITRSLRLSAKDKITVADGEGNKYLVELIRTTNEVVEGQIIEEIERKVESTVEITLIQGVPKRKKKMDLIVQKCTELGIDKIIPIITERTVVKLTDKKANKRQDRWQKIALEAAKQSRRAKVPTIAKIKDFAQMPAVASDDLALIPWEDEDTTGIKEVMQEQNVSKVVILIGPEGGFSQSEVNQAKKIGFKPVSLGARILRTETAGITAVALAQYELGDLGAMKQLINS
- the prmA gene encoding 50S ribosomal protein L11 methyltransferase; this encodes MNWKEININTTYQAYPAINNLLQELEVKGITKEELESDEDEILIKAYLKKDINLEKLKEKISSLEEYGLRVGSAKLKIKSVIKEDWASKWKENFKPLRVSDRIIIKPSWEEYPSQKDNVIIEIDPGQAFGTGHHETTEVCLRLIEDNLDSDTKLLDIGTGTGILSIAAAKLGAEEIFALDIDPIAVKVAKENATLNQVETEIDFVAGDLVEVVDKTYNLVVANLLPHIIVNLIPDLEQVITENGKFILSGIIVDKEEKINDKLREYDFKVIERIQLGEWVTIIGEQK
- the dnaJ gene encoding molecular chaperone DnaJ — protein: MAKKDYYEILGVDRDASQKEIKKAYRKLSKKYHPDISDHENAEEKFKEVTEAYEILSDEEQKARYDRYGHAGVNQDAGFGGQGQAGGFGGGFEDIFDMFFGEGGRGRRRNGPRKGADLQYRMNIDFEEAAFGAEKEITLPRTEECEVCDGTGASSPEDVESCAKCNGSGEIRYKQNTPFGQMVQTKTCDRCGGTGKFVKEPCSKCNGQGQVKKQRKVSVNIPAGVKDGSKLRIRGEGQAGENGGPAGDLYVIINVKSHEIFEREGDDVICEVPINFVQATLGDEIQVPTLDGKVKFNIPEGTQPGTFFRLKDKGIPHLNRRGRGDQRIKVKVVIPKNLSQEQQDMLKEFADISGEEINPEHKGFWQKIKSFFEK